In one Moritella sp. 5 genomic region, the following are encoded:
- a CDS encoding thioesterase family protein produces the protein MNLFFRMLIIIFRARKLDAVALVNKRNDGFRVWLHDLGWRDHLPNYRVFSFMELGRFGIWHSSRLALSGRYGLRMIAAQDFIYLKPIRPFQAFTMTTEILSCDEKYFYYQHQFFCNDKLVGIGLIKEVALKSGKPVTPQSLLMADAELNGSVIKNVGNTELHPIVESWLTMQQAIKENS, from the coding sequence ATGAATTTATTTTTTAGAATGTTGATTATTATTTTTCGTGCCCGCAAGCTGGATGCGGTGGCGCTTGTGAATAAACGCAATGACGGCTTTCGGGTGTGGTTACATGATCTCGGCTGGCGCGACCATTTACCTAATTACCGTGTATTTAGTTTTATGGAATTAGGTCGTTTTGGTATCTGGCACTCTTCTCGACTCGCGTTATCTGGGCGTTATGGCTTACGCATGATTGCAGCACAAGATTTTATTTATCTAAAACCAATTCGTCCGTTTCAAGCGTTTACTATGACGACTGAAATTTTAAGTTGTGATGAAAAATATTTCTATTATCAGCATCAGTTCTTTTGTAACGACAAGCTCGTGGGTATTGGTTTAATCAAAGAAGTTGCATTGAAATCAGGAAAACCTGTTACACCACAATCATTGTTAATGGCTGATGCAGAACTTAACGGTTCGGTTATCAAGAATGTGGGAAATACAGAATTACACCCTATTGTCGAAAGTTGGCTGACGATGCAGCAAGCCATAAAAGAAAACAGCTAG
- a CDS encoding PepSY domain-containing protein: MKNINWKRLNRNTHYWGSIIIAIPVLIIIISGILLLIRSEFSWIQPTTMKGIGTEPKLSFEQIFDIASQVPNSDIHTWKDISKLDVKPSKGIVKVRAKNNIEIQIDNTSGQILQVAYRRVGIIQELHEGSFFNKHMPLWVFLPAAFILFILWVTGMYMFLSPYILKRKNNKKKIVLESNNTLPTN; this comes from the coding sequence GTGAAAAATATTAACTGGAAACGTCTTAACCGAAACACACATTATTGGGGGTCGATAATAATTGCGATTCCAGTGTTAATTATTATAATTAGCGGTATCTTGCTACTCATCCGATCTGAATTTTCTTGGATACAACCTACAACGATGAAGGGAATTGGCACAGAGCCTAAGCTCTCTTTTGAACAAATATTTGATATTGCATCCCAGGTACCAAACTCAGACATACACACCTGGAAAGATATAAGTAAATTGGATGTCAAACCATCTAAAGGTATCGTTAAAGTAAGAGCTAAAAATAATATCGAAATTCAAATCGATAATACCAGCGGCCAAATTTTACAGGTCGCTTATCGCCGTGTTGGAATTATCCAAGAATTACATGAAGGATCATTTTTTAATAAGCATATGCCATTATGGGTGTTTTTACCTGCAGCCTTTATTTTATTCATATTATGGGTAACAGGTATGTATATGTTCTTATCACCTTACATTTTGAAACGAAAAAATAATAAGAAAAAAATAGTTTTAGAAAGTAATAATACCTTACCAACAAACTAA